The window TCAATGCAGCACCAAATACATCAAAATTGATGATAACAATTGCTACTTTTTGTGCTGAGTATTTAATTTATACACCTCTTATTGTTATGATTTTTTGCTGGTTCAAAAGACCACAGACAAGAGGATTAATTTTAAAAATTATCGTCACAGTGTTTATTTCTTTGGCTGTTGCAGCCATTTTACGTTCATTTATCAGTTCACCAAGACCTTTTGAACTCGCAATTGGCACTAACTTTTTACCACATTCAAGTAGCAATTCATTTCCAAGTAAACATGCTACATTCATTTTTGCCATCACTTTTGCTCTATTTTATGGGCTTAAGAATCAGCTTAATCAGCAAAAACTGTTTATTAGTTGCCTAGTTATCGGGATCCTAGTCAGTTGGTCACGAATTTATTTGGGAGTACATTGGCCATTAGATATTTTAGCCGGTATTTTAACAAGCTTTGGTTGTGCTTACTTAGTTAATAAGCAATGGCATCATATTGAACGATTATTATTAAAACTCTACTCTTTACGACCAATAGTCGTAAGTAAATTAAAAATTATCAAATATGTAACAAAAAATTCAAATTAATAAGATAACAAAACTATGTTAAAAAAAATCAAAAATTTTCTAAATAAGTGGACTATTTCAGTCTCACTACTCGCTGGGTTAGTTGCAATTTATCAAGCAACATTATTAAACTCAACTTATTATCAACATGTAATAGCAGCACTATCAATTCAAAGTATTGATGATGTGCTATTTCTTTGCTCGATGCCAGTTGTCGTTTTTTGTGTTATTTTTGCCTTACTTAATTTATTTATTTTCCCTAAATTAATCAAAATATTGGCGTGTTTTTTAGTAATAGTAGGCGCATGGCTCAATTATTTTATGTCAACCTACAGTATCATGATCGACCGAGATATGTTACAAAATGCCTTAGATACCACTAGAGCTGAGTCAACAGCCTTAGTTACACCTAATTTAATTTTTAATGTAGTGATATTTGGAATATTACCGGCATTATTGATTATCTTCGTTAAGATTAAGCCAATTAAGCAATGGGTCTATTATTTATTACGTCGCGTTATTGCCATTATCATAGCAATTGCCGTTATTCTATTAGTTGCAGTTTTCTTTTATAAAAACTACGCGACATTTATGCGTAATAATAGTGGCATCATTAAATATCTAACACCATCAAACTATATTGCTGCAATCTATAATCAATATGATTATTTAAAATATAAAAATTTACCATTCATTGAATTAGGTGGTGATGCTCATCAAAAACCATTGCTCAATAACAATGGACAAAAAAATGTCATGATCTTAATTGTTGGTGAGACTTCACGAGGAGATAATTTCTCTTTAGGTGATTATGATAAAGAGACTAATCCATTACTTGCTAAACAAGATGTAATTTATTATCCCAATACAACTTCTTGCGGTACAGCAACGGCTTATTCATTACCTTGTATGTTTTCTAATATGACCAGAGATGATTACAATCCTAAGCTCGCTAATAAACAATCGAATGCTTTAGATATATTACAAAAAGCTGGTGTTAATATATTATGGGTTGATAATGATAGTGGTTGTAAAGGTGTATGCGAACGAGTACCAACAGTCGATATCACTCAAAAATATAAAAATAGCTCTAAACTATGTAATAATGATGTCTGTTATGATGATATTTTATTCGCTGATTTACCTCAGTATTTAGATAATATTCAAACCGATACCTTGATTGTATTACATATGATTGGTAGCCATGGCCCGACCTATTATCAGCGCTATCCTGACCAATACCGTAAATTTACACCGACTTGTGATACCAATGAAATTAACCGTTGTTCACAAGAAGAGTTAATAAATACTTATGACAATACCATTGTCTATACTGATGCAATCATCGATAAAGCAATTAATTTATTAAAGAGTTATGATAAACGTTATAATACATCTTTAATGTATCTATCTGATCATGGTGAATCTTTAGGGGAAAATAATATTTACTTACATGGTATGCCTTATGCTGTTGCACCAAAAGAGCAGAAGCATGTTCCATTACTGCTATGGTTATCAGATAAATACCAAACGCAGCATAATATTAATACTACCTGTTTAGCTCAAGAAGCCAAAGCAGAACAATTTTCCCAAGATAATTTATTCCATTCTTTATTAGGAATGTTTAATATTGAAACAACCGAGTATAAAGCATCGCTTAATATTTTGAATAATTGTCAAACAACAAATTGATATAAAACATTTATGAAAATACTCATTACTGAAGATGATAGTTTATTACAAAAAGGGTTATATAGTGCGTTAACTGCTGAGGGCTTTGCCTGTGAGATTGCTGAAACGGGTAAACAAGCTAATCAGTTTATGACCATGTCGCAATTTAGTTTAGTGATCCTTGATTTAGGCCTACCAGATTGCGATGGCTTAGAATTGCTGGCTTTGTGGCGTAAACAGAAAAACCCAATTCCTGTATTAATTCTCACTGCCCGTGATACGATCGAAGATCGAGTCGAAGGACTCGATCTAGGGGCCGATGATTACTTAATCAAACCTTTTGCATTAACTGAGCTATTAGCAAGAGTTAGAGCACTGATCCGTCGTAATCAAGGCCGTAGCGATAATCATATCAATTGTGGGCCATTTTCACTTGATACAACTCAACAGCAAGTACAATTTAATCAAACCGTTATTCCATTAACCGCTAAAGAGTTTGCTATTTTAATGTGTTTAATGAGTAAAGCAGAACAGCAAGTTCATCGTGATATTTTGCAAAATGATCTCTATAGCTGGAGTACCGATCCAAGTTCTAATGTATTAGAAGTTCATATCCATAGTTTACGCCAAAAAATTGGTAAGCAATATATTCGTACCATTCGTGGCTACGGTTATCAATTTACCCTCGAATCGCTAACCGACTGAGAAAAAATGTATGCAAATAGTGCAAAAGCTGAATCAAATCCGATATAGCATCCGCTGGAACCTCTTTATTACCTTAGGTTTACTGATGCTAGTCTGTCAGATCATTACGGTCTTTTGGTTATGGCATGAAAGTAAAGAGCAAATCGATGTATTAGTTGATCTCACCTTAAGTAAAGAGATTACAGATAGTGTGGTGCATAAAGAAGAGATGGAGGCGATTTTTGCCTTACTCCTTTCAACATTTGTAATTATGTGTGTCACACTATTCCTTGCTTATAAAGCCATTAAGCGAATTACAAAACCATTAGAGTTATTGCAACAAGATTTATCGGCTCGTGCAGCAGAAAATCTAAATCCGATTCAATCATTAAGTGAAATGCGAGAAATAAAGTCAATTTCATCTGCGCTTAATGGCTTATTTTATCGTCTGAATGAAACACTGCAACAAGAACGTTTATTCGCTGCAGATGTTGCTCATGAACTACGTACTCCATTAGCTGGAATTCGTCTACATTTAGAGTTACTTGAACGAACAAAGCATATTCCTTGCCAAGAACTCATCGAACGAATTGATAGATTAGTCAATACCGTAGAACAGTTACTAACGCTGGCTAGGGCCAGCCAACGATTAATTACGAGCGATGATCAATCGATTAATTTTCAAAGTGATATTATCGGTTTACTGACCAACGAATTAACTGAAATGACGGCTCTGAAAGAGCAACAATTAATTTGGCATAACCCTGAAAAACCTATTATTTTTCGAGGTGATAAGATATTAATATGTCTACTTATCCGTAATTTAGTTGAAAATGCATCGCGTTATAGCCCAGAAAATAGCCAAATAATAATCAGTAGTTATAACTATAATGATAAACAAGTCATGCTTGAAGTTAAAGATGAAGGCATTGGCATTGATGAGAAAAAAATATCACAACTCACTGAAGCTTTTTTTAGGATGGACCGACGACATAAAGGTATTGGTCTAGGGTTAAGTATTGTGCATAGAATAATTAAATTACATCAGGGACAGCTTATTTTGAAAAACCGTGATGATGGTCAACAAGGTACTGTTGTTCAATGTATTTTTAACTGTTAAGCACCAACGATCACAATAATCTCACATATATTATGTGAGATTATTGATTATTCATTACTTCGCGACAATAACCATAGCTGGACGAATTAAACGACCATTAAGGGTATAACCTTTTTGAATGGTATTAACAATTTGCCCTGATTGATGATCTGGTGACTCAATCATCGTAATAGCCTGATGAAGCTCAGGATTGAGTTGACCTGATTCAGTTGAAACAACCTCAACACCAAATTTTTTAACTGTATCTAAAAACGATTTTAGTGTTAATTCTAAACCTTCAACTGTTGCTTTATGCTCAGGATTGGTTTTATCTGTTGACTCCAATGCTCTCTCTAAATTGTCAATAACGGGTAAAAGCTCATTAGAGAATTTTTCTAAAGCAAATTTATGCGCTTTTTCAACATCCAGCTCTACACGTTTACGTACATTATCAATTTCCGCTCTAGCACGAACCATCGCTTCGCTTTCATTCTTTTTCGCGATTTGTAACTCTTTTTCTAACTCACTAATACGATTATCTTTTTCTTTAATAATCGCATTAAGATCTAACTGCTGCTCGTTCTCTTGTTTCTCTGTCTCAGTATTATGATCCGATGCATCAGCTTTTATGTTAATATCTTCATTATGTTCAGCCATAACATACTCCAAAATTATCAAAAATTACTTCTTGTTTTAGGTATTATGGGGCTAAAATTTAATATTACAAGGCTGTCGCATCAACAAGAATAAGAAAAATGATTTTATTAATTTAAAATCAATCACTTAAAAGGATAATTTTATGAACACACTATTTAATTGTATCGGATTAATTGGTGTACCAAGACAACCTGAAGCATTAGCAACACATGAAATGCTATATAATTGGTTAACAAAAAATAACTATCGAATTTTAGTTGAAAAAAAACTCCAAGAGCACTTATCTTTTCCTGTTTCAGAATACGCATCCTTAGATGAAATAGGGCAAAATGCCGAACTTGCTATCGTGATTGGCGGTGATGGCAACATGTTAAGGGCAGCTCGTTATTTATCTCATTATAATATTAAAATTATTGGTATAAATCGGGGTAATCTAGGATTTTTAACCGATATTACACCAGATAAAGCTATCGAAAGTTTATCGGATGTACTATCTGGAGAATATATCGATGACAGCCGATTTTTGCTTGAAGTCACCCTATATAATAATCGAGGGGAAAGTACGGTATCAAGCTTTGCTGTTAATGAAATTGTTTTGCATCCAAGCCAAGTTGCACATATGTTAGAGTATGAAGCGTATATTAATGATAAAAAAGCGTTTTCACAGCGCGCTGACGGATTAATTATTTCGACTCCGACCGGCTCTACCGCTTATTCGCTCTCCGCGGGTGGACCAATCATTACACCTGAGCTTGATGCTTTTATTATGACCCCTATGTTTCCTCACTCTTTATCGGCAAGACCATTAGTGATTAAAAGTGATAATTTAATTAAGGTTAAGTTTCCATCGACACAAGAAGAGCTACAAGTGGCCTGTGATAGTCAAATTATTTTAACTGCTAAGCCAACAGATGAAATATTGATTCGCCGAGCCCCTTACCAATTCAATCTAATTCATTCAGCACGTTACAATTATTTTCGTAATTTATCGACTAAGTTGGGATGGTCTAAAAAATTATATTAAAAATGCGGCATAAGCCGCATTTTTATAAATACGATAAAATTACTATTCTTTATCTTCTGGGAAAAGAAAATTAAGAACAATTGCAGTCAAACCACCAGCAGCAATACCTGATGAGAATAGTGATTTAATCCAATCAGGCATAAATTGGAAAATTTGAGGCTGTTGTGAAACGCCCAGACCAATACCTAATGACAACGCAATAATCATCATAGCTCGGCGATTAAGTGGAACTCTTGATACAATACGAACTCCTGATGCGGCAATAGTTCCAAACATAACTAATGTTGCTCCACCTAAAACAGGTTCAGGAATGTGTTGCACAAAACCACTCACTTGCGGGAATAAACCCAATAAAACCAAAAAACTAGCCACAAAGTAACCGACGTAACGGCTAGCTACTCCAGTTAACTGAATCACACCGTTATTTTGACCAAAACAGGAGTTAGGGAAAGTATTAAATACAGCTGAAACAAAAGAGTTAAAACCATTTGCCAAAACACCACCTTTTAAACGCTTCATATAAAGTGGACCAGCTACAGGTTGTTCAGAGACATCTGACGTTGCAGTGATATCCCCAATCGTTTCCAATGATGTAATCAAAAAGACTAAAATAAATGGCAACAATAATCCCCAGTCGATACTTAAACCATAGTATAAGGGTGTTGGAATCATAATCGCATTTGACGATGGCTCTGTTGATTCAGGTAACATATTCAACCACCATGCCAGAGCATAACCGATAGCCATTGCAATCACGAGTGAAGATAAGCGTAAATAGGCATTTTTCTGAATATTAAGAATAATAATAACCGACAGCACCACACCAGCTAATAATAGATTAATTGGAGCACCAAAAGTCCCATTTTGCATCGCTGCAAATCCACCACCTACCGAAGTTAAACCGACTTGAATAAGCGATAACCCGATAATCATCACAACAATACCGGAAACCAAAGGTGTAATGATTTTTTGTGCAAGGTGCAAAACACGAGACAAAATCATCTCAGTGAATGATCCTAACATCAAAGTACCAAACAGCGTTGCCATCATAACATCAATACTGGCACCACCCGCTTTTAACGTTAAACCGCCGGCAATTACCGGTGCAACAAAATTAAAGCTAGTACCTTGAATGGATAAAAGTCCTGAACCAATAGGTCCCCAAGTGCGAATTTGAATTAATGATGCAACACCAGAGGCAAATAATGACATACTTATAACATGCTGAGTATCTTCTGCTGGTAATACTAAACTTTGACAAATAATTAGAGCTGGAGTAATCACAGCAACAAACATTGCTAATAAATGTTGGAAAGCAGCAAAAAGGGTTTGTGGTAACGGGGGACGATCCTCTAATCGGTAGATTAGTTCACTCTTAGTTGAAGTTGACATAAAATAAAAATAATCGCTGATTTAACAGGCAATGGATTATAAATTCTTTCAGATGAATTAGCTACTAATTTATCAACGAGTTATGAAAGACCGAATAATTTTATAGATAAATAATGGGAGAGGATCGAATATCTAAAAAAATTATCGCACTCTTATAAGTGCGATAATAATTAGTATACCGTCAATTAACGATTTCGACGCGTTAAATCAATAACACGTAATTTCGCTAACGCTTTGGAAAGCTCAGCTGATGCTTGAGCAAATGTCATATCGTTAGATGGGTTTCTAATACGTTCTTCAGCTTGTCTCACAGCGTCTTGCGCTTTAGCTTCATCGAGATCTTCACCACGAATTGCTGTATCAGCTAAAATCGTTACTGTCGTTGGCTGAACCTCTAAAATCCCACCAGAAAGATAGATAAACTCTTCATCACCATTCGATTTAACAATTCCGACCATTCCAGGCTTAATTGTTGTTAACAATGGCGTATGGCCAGGATAAATCCCGAGCTCACCTTCACTACCGGTCACTCTAATTCGCTGAACATCACCTGAAAACAGATGAGATTCAGCACTAACAACTTCTAGTTGATAGGAAGTTAGTGCCATAATGATCTCCGTTCACTTAATCTCTTACAGAGATTTTGCTTTCTCAATTACTTCGTCTATTGAACCAACCATGTAGAACGCTTGTTCAGGAAGATGATCGTAATCACCCTTCATGATGCCATTAAACGCACTAATGGTATCTTTCAACGATACATATTTACCTGGTGACCCAGTAAAGACTTCCGCAACGAAGAATGGTTGTGATAAGAAACGTTGAATTTTACGTGCACGAGCAACAATTAATTTATCATCTTCTGATAACTCATCCATCCCTAAAATTGCAATGATATCTTTTAGTTCTTGATAACGTTGTAAAATTGATTGTACTCCACGAGCACAGTCATAATGCTCTTGTCCAACAACTAATGGATCTAATTGACGGCTGGTTGAATCTAGTGGATCTACCGCTGGATAAATACCTAATGACGCAATTTGACGACTTAATACGATAGTTGCATCTAAGTGAGCAAATGTTGTTGCTGGTGATGGATCGGTTAAGTCATCGGCAGGAACATATACCGCTTGAATAGAGGTGATAGACCCTTTCTTCGTTGAAGTAATACGTTCTTGTAATAATCCCATCTCTTCTGCAAGTGTCGGTTGGTAACCTACTGCTGATGGCATACGACCTAACAATGCTGATACTTCAGTACCTGCTAGTGTATAACGATAAATATTATCGATAAATAACAGTACATCTTTACCTTCATCACGGAATTTTTCTGCAATGGTTAAACCAGTTAATGCAACGCGTAAACGGTTCCCTGGTGGCTCATTCATCTGTCCATAAACCAACGATACTTTATCAAGTACGTTAGAATCTTTCATTTCATGGTAGAAGTCATTACCCTCACGAGTACGTTCACCAACACCTGTAAATACAGAATAACCTGAATGCTCAATCGCAATATTACGGATTAACTCCATCATGTTAACTGTTTTACCAACACCGGCACCACCAAATAAACCAACTTTACCACCTTTAGCAAATGGACAGATTAAGTCGATAACTTTAATACCTGTTTCCAAAAGCTCTGTAGAGTTAGCTAATTCTTCATAAGTAGGTGCACTACGGTGAATACCCCAACGCTCTTTCTCGTTGATTGGACCCACTTTATCAATTGGTTCACCAAGCACGTTCATGATACGGCCTAATGTTTCAGTTCCAACTGGTACTTCAATACCGTGGCCAGTATTAACAACTGTTAATCCACGTCGAACGCCATCAGTAGAACCCATTGCGATACAACAAACGACACCACCACCTAATTGTTGCTGCACTTCCAGAACAAGCTTCTCAGCGCCAGTGTCTACCTCTAATGCGTCATAAATATTTGGTACCGCATTTTCAGGAAATTCGACATCAATAACTGCGCCAATGATCTGGACAATCTTTCCAGTAGCCATCTTAATTCCTCTATGTCTTTATAACTTAATATAACCGCTGATAGTCTTTAATCTATCAACGCGACTTAACGTTAACTCGAAACAGCTGATGCTCCAGACACGATATCAATCAACTCATTAGTGATTGCACCTTGTCGAGCTTTGTTATAGACAATTTGTAAATCATTAATTAGATTTGCACCATTATCTGTAGCTGCTTTCATTGCTACCATTCTTGCTGCCTGCTCACTTGCTAAGTTTTCAACAACAGCTTGATAAACCTGAGACTCAATATAACGTCGTAACATTACATCAAGTAATGCTTCAGCATCAGGTTCATAGATATAATCCCAAGCTTTATCTTGTAACTCGTTATCTTCTGATGGCGGCAGTGGAATTAACTGTTGTACTATTGGTTTTTGTGACATCGTATTGATAAATTTATTTGTCACAATATATAAACGATCGATTTCACCATTATCATACGCTTCCAACATCGTTTTAACCGGCCCAATCAAATTAGATAGAGAGGGTTCATCACCCATACCTGTTACTTGTGTCAGAATATTCGCTTTTACTGATGAAAAGAACGATACGCCTCTTGAACCAATTAATGCAACGTCAGACTCCACACCTTTAGCTTGCCAATCATTCATATCAGCTAGCACGGTTTTAAATAAATTAATATTTAAACCACCACATAAACCACGATCAGTTGAAATAATCAAGTAGCCTACACGTTTTACATCCCTAGTTTCTAAATAGGGATGTTTAACACTTGAATGAGCTAACGCTAAATGTCCAATTACTTTACGAATCAACTCTGCATAAGGACGACTTGCAGCCATTCTATCTTGCGTTTTACGCATTTTAGAATTAGCAACCATCTCCATCGCTTTAGTAATCTTTTGTGTACTTTGAATACTTGCGATTTTCGTTCTTATCTCTTTTGCATTAGCCATTTATCACCTCTTGTCACTTACACGAATTACCATGTTTGCGTTGATTTAAAGCTATCTAAGATATCTTTTAGCTGTTTCTCAACATCGTCATTGTAATTACCAGTGTCTGCAAGCTCTTTCATGAAATCAGCATATTGGCTATGTGCATAAGAAAGTAACGCAGCCTCAAAAGGCAACACTTTCTCAAGTACAACATCTTGTAAATAACCACGCTCTACGGCATATAAAACCAGAGCTTGTTCTGCAACAGTCATTGGTGAATACTGTTTCTGTTTTAACAGTTCAGTTACTTTCTCACCATGGCTTAATTGATTTCGAGTTGCTTCATCCAAGTCAGAGGCAAACTGAGAAAACGCCGCTAATTCACGATATTGTGCAAGTGCGGTACGAATACCACCTGACAATTTTTTCATTACTTTAGTTTGCGCAGCACCACCAACACGAGATACCGAGATACCAGGGTTAACCGCAGGACGAATACCTGAGTTAAATAAATTGGTTTCTAAGAAAATCTGACCATCAGTAATTGAAATTACGTTAGTTGGTACGAATGCTGATACGTCTCCAGCCTGAGTTTCAATAATTGGCAATGCCGTTAATGAACCCGTTTTACCTTTAACTTCACCCTTAGTGAACTCTTCAACATATTCAGCATTAACACGCGCTGCACGTTCAAGTAAACGTGAGTGTAAATAGAATACGTCACCAGGATAAGCTTCGCGTCCAGGTGGACGACGAAGTAATAATGAAATTTGACGATATGCGACAGCTTGTTTAGATAAATCATCATAAACAACAAGTGCATCTTGTCCGCGATCACGGAAATATTCACCCATTGCACAACCAGCATAAGGCGCTAAATATTGTAATGCCGCTGATTCTGATGCTGATGCAACAACAACGATAGTATTTTTTAATGCACCATGCTCTTCAAGCTTACGTACAACGTTAGCAATTGTTGATTGTTTTTGACCAATCGCTACGTAAATACATTTTACGCCTGAATGACGTTGGTTAATGATTGCATCGACAGCTAATGCTGTTTTACCTGTTTGACGGTCACCGATAATTAACTCACGTTGACCACGTCCAATTGGAATCATTGAGTCAACCGCTTTATAACCGGTTTGCATCGCCTGATCAACAGATTTTCTATCAATAACACCTGGTGCAACGACTTCAACAGGAGAGAATCCATCATGTTGAACTGCACCTTTACCATCAATTGGTTCACCTAATGTATTAATAACACGTCCAAGTAGGCCATCACCAACTGGTACTTGTAAAATACGACCGGTACATTGAACTTTCATCCCTTCGGCAAGATCTTCGAATGGACCCATTACTACCGCACCTACAGAATCGCGTTCTAAGTTAAGTGCCATTGCATAACGGTTGTTAGGTAATGCAATCATTTCACCTTGCATAACCTCAGTTAATCCATGAATACGAAGAATACCATCGCTTACCGAGATGATCGTCCCTTCGCTGTGAGCTTCACTCACAACATTGAACTGAGCAATTCGCTCTTTAATTAGTTCACTTATTTCAGTTGAATTTAGCTGCATTATCAGTCCCCTTAAGACTGTAGAGCGTCGCTTAAACGATTAAGCCGCCCTCTGATACTACTATCAATAACCATATCACCCGTACGAATAATAAACCCAGAAATAATCGACTTATCAATATGGCATTTCAGATTTACTTTTCGAGATAAACGTTGTTCGACGGCTGTAGAAATTTTACTAAGTTGTTCGGCGGTTAGCTCTACTGCTGAAATAACATCAACATCTGCAGCAGAGGCTTTTTCTAAACAGTACTGTTGAAAAAGCACAAACACTTCTGGCAATAAAGCGAGACGCTTATTTTCAGCCATGATCTTAATAAAATTAGCACTATATTCATCAAGCACATCTTTACAGATATTGATGAATAATTGTGCAATAGCATCGGGTTTCATATCGGATGTCAAAATACTTCTAATTTGCTCATCCTTACTGACTTCAGATGTTAATACCAACATCTTTTGCCAAGACTCAATACTATTATGCTCTACAGCAAAATCGAAAGCAGCTTTAGCATAAGGGCGAGCAATTGTAATTAAGTCAGCCATTGCTCAATACTCCTTATAGTTTAGCTACGAGTTTATCAATGATGTCGCTATTTGCGGCCTCATTAACAGTACGTTCAATAATTTTTTCTGCACCCGCAATTGCAAGTGTAGCAACTT is drawn from Orbaceae bacterium BiB and contains these coding sequences:
- a CDS encoding phosphatase PAP2 family protein produces the protein MLKVLNTQLFMLINAAPNTSKLMITIATFCAEYLIYTPLIVMIFCWFKRPQTRGLILKIIVTVFISLAVAAILRSFISSPRPFELAIGTNFLPHSSSNSFPSKHATFIFAITFALFYGLKNQLNQQKLFISCLVIGILVSWSRIYLGVHWPLDILAGILTSFGCAYLVNKQWHHIERLLLKLYSLRPIVVSKLKIIKYVTKNSN
- the eptA gene encoding phosphoethanolamine transferase EptA, whose protein sequence is MLKKIKNFLNKWTISVSLLAGLVAIYQATLLNSTYYQHVIAALSIQSIDDVLFLCSMPVVVFCVIFALLNLFIFPKLIKILACFLVIVGAWLNYFMSTYSIMIDRDMLQNALDTTRAESTALVTPNLIFNVVIFGILPALLIIFVKIKPIKQWVYYLLRRVIAIIIAIAVILLVAVFFYKNYATFMRNNSGIIKYLTPSNYIAAIYNQYDYLKYKNLPFIELGGDAHQKPLLNNNGQKNVMILIVGETSRGDNFSLGDYDKETNPLLAKQDVIYYPNTTSCGTATAYSLPCMFSNMTRDDYNPKLANKQSNALDILQKAGVNILWVDNDSGCKGVCERVPTVDITQKYKNSSKLCNNDVCYDDILFADLPQYLDNIQTDTLIVLHMIGSHGPTYYQRYPDQYRKFTPTCDTNEINRCSQEELINTYDNTIVYTDAIIDKAINLLKSYDKRYNTSLMYLSDHGESLGENNIYLHGMPYAVAPKEQKHVPLLLWLSDKYQTQHNINTTCLAQEAKAEQFSQDNLFHSLLGMFNIETTEYKASLNILNNCQTTN
- a CDS encoding response regulator, producing the protein MKILITEDDSLLQKGLYSALTAEGFACEIAETGKQANQFMTMSQFSLVILDLGLPDCDGLELLALWRKQKNPIPVLILTARDTIEDRVEGLDLGADDYLIKPFALTELLARVRALIRRNQGRSDNHINCGPFSLDTTQQQVQFNQTVIPLTAKEFAILMCLMSKAEQQVHRDILQNDLYSWSTDPSSNVLEVHIHSLRQKIGKQYIRTIRGYGYQFTLESLTD
- the pmrB gene encoding two-component system sensor histidine kinase PmrB — its product is MQIVQKLNQIRYSIRWNLFITLGLLMLVCQIITVFWLWHESKEQIDVLVDLTLSKEITDSVVHKEEMEAIFALLLSTFVIMCVTLFLAYKAIKRITKPLELLQQDLSARAAENLNPIQSLSEMREIKSISSALNGLFYRLNETLQQERLFAADVAHELRTPLAGIRLHLELLERTKHIPCQELIERIDRLVNTVEQLLTLARASQRLITSDDQSINFQSDIIGLLTNELTEMTALKEQQLIWHNPEKPIIFRGDKILICLLIRNLVENASRYSPENSQIIISSYNYNDKQVMLEVKDEGIGIDEKKISQLTEAFFRMDRRHKGIGLGLSIVHRIIKLHQGQLILKNRDDGQQGTVVQCIFNC
- the grpE gene encoding nucleotide exchange factor GrpE, whose protein sequence is MAEHNEDINIKADASDHNTETEKQENEQQLDLNAIIKEKDNRISELEKELQIAKKNESEAMVRARAEIDNVRKRVELDVEKAHKFALEKFSNELLPVIDNLERALESTDKTNPEHKATVEGLELTLKSFLDTVKKFGVEVVSTESGQLNPELHQAITMIESPDHQSGQIVNTIQKGYTLNGRLIRPAMVIVAK
- the nadK gene encoding NAD(+) kinase, with product MNTLFNCIGLIGVPRQPEALATHEMLYNWLTKNNYRILVEKKLQEHLSFPVSEYASLDEIGQNAELAIVIGGDGNMLRAARYLSHYNIKIIGINRGNLGFLTDITPDKAIESLSDVLSGEYIDDSRFLLEVTLYNNRGESTVSSFAVNEIVLHPSQVAHMLEYEAYINDKKAFSQRADGLIISTPTGSTAYSLSAGGPIITPELDAFIMTPMFPHSLSARPLVIKSDNLIKVKFPSTQEELQVACDSQIILTAKPTDEILIRRAPYQFNLIHSARYNYFRNLSTKLGWSKKLY
- a CDS encoding uracil-xanthine permease family protein gives rise to the protein MSTSTKSELIYRLEDRPPLPQTLFAAFQHLLAMFVAVITPALIICQSLVLPAEDTQHVISMSLFASGVASLIQIRTWGPIGSGLLSIQGTSFNFVAPVIAGGLTLKAGGASIDVMMATLFGTLMLGSFTEMILSRVLHLAQKIITPLVSGIVVMIIGLSLIQVGLTSVGGGFAAMQNGTFGAPINLLLAGVVLSVIIILNIQKNAYLRLSSLVIAMAIGYALAWWLNMLPESTEPSSNAIMIPTPLYYGLSIDWGLLLPFILVFLITSLETIGDITATSDVSEQPVAGPLYMKRLKGGVLANGFNSFVSAVFNTFPNSCFGQNNGVIQLTGVASRYVGYFVASFLVLLGLFPQVSGFVQHIPEPVLGGATLVMFGTIAASGVRIVSRVPLNRRAMMIIALSLGIGLGVSQQPQIFQFMPDWIKSLFSSGIAAGGLTAIVLNFLFPEDKE
- a CDS encoding F0F1 ATP synthase subunit epsilon, whose translation is MALTSYQLEVVSAESHLFSGDVQRIRVTGSEGELGIYPGHTPLLTTIKPGMVGIVKSNGDEEFIYLSGGILEVQPTTVTILADTAIRGEDLDEAKAQDAVRQAEERIRNPSNDMTFAQASAELSKALAKLRVIDLTRRNR
- the atpD gene encoding F0F1 ATP synthase subunit beta, coding for MATGKIVQIIGAVIDVEFPENAVPNIYDALEVDTGAEKLVLEVQQQLGGGVVCCIAMGSTDGVRRGLTVVNTGHGIEVPVGTETLGRIMNVLGEPIDKVGPINEKERWGIHRSAPTYEELANSTELLETGIKVIDLICPFAKGGKVGLFGGAGVGKTVNMMELIRNIAIEHSGYSVFTGVGERTREGNDFYHEMKDSNVLDKVSLVYGQMNEPPGNRLRVALTGLTIAEKFRDEGKDVLLFIDNIYRYTLAGTEVSALLGRMPSAVGYQPTLAEEMGLLQERITSTKKGSITSIQAVYVPADDLTDPSPATTFAHLDATIVLSRQIASLGIYPAVDPLDSTSRQLDPLVVGQEHYDCARGVQSILQRYQELKDIIAILGMDELSEDDKLIVARARKIQRFLSQPFFVAEVFTGSPGKYVSLKDTISAFNGIMKGDYDHLPEQAFYMVGSIDEVIEKAKSL